Proteins encoded together in one Methanobacterium petrolearium window:
- a CDS encoding methyltransferase family protein, with protein MIKIVKTELKTGKDIFIFLLFAMVFLSTYLVMERDQTILYIFLALFLVYSFISLLVSRKSGAEIMGWIGIIKSRDYTSLFLAVPQAVLIFGVVMVLYNDMYGIISLTAGFVLMFIGMGFNIMVRMELGKNWVPLSKTTDHQELITWGIYSKVRHPFYLSILILFLGVAVISWDLLGLVFFILFILGLVFRIKKEEKELIFKFGQQYTDYMDKTPMLIPTVFK; from the coding sequence GTGATTAAAATAGTTAAAACAGAGTTAAAAACTGGAAAAGATATATTTATCTTCCTACTCTTTGCAATGGTATTTTTAAGTACCTATCTGGTTATGGAACGTGATCAGACCATACTCTATATCTTCCTGGCACTTTTTTTAGTATACAGTTTCATCTCGTTACTGGTTTCTCGTAAGTCTGGTGCTGAGATCATGGGTTGGATAGGCATAATAAAAAGTAGAGACTATACATCATTATTCCTTGCTGTTCCACAGGCAGTACTTATCTTCGGTGTGGTGATGGTGTTATACAATGATATGTATGGAATAATATCATTGACTGCCGGTTTTGTGCTGATGTTTATTGGTATGGGGTTCAATATCATGGTACGGATGGAATTAGGTAAAAATTGGGTTCCTCTTTCAAAAACAACTGATCATCAGGAACTTATAACCTGGGGAATTTATTCAAAGGTTCGCCATCCTTTTTATCTATCTATTTTAATCTTATTTCTGGGAGTTGCCGTCATATCATGGGATCTATTGGGCTTAGTTTTTTTTATTTTATTTATATTGGGTCTGGTCTTCCGAATAAAAAAAGAAGAAAAGGAATTAATCTTCAAATTCGGCCAACAATACACGGATTATATGGATAAAACCCCCATGCTAATCCCAACAGTCTTCAAATAA
- a CDS encoding peroxiredoxin yields the protein MENEKGKGSMPLLGDDFPEMTVETTHGVMELPKAFSGKWFVLFSHPADFTPVCTTEFYAFQTRYDQFRELDCELIGMSVDQVFAHIKWEEWINENLDIEIQFPIIADTGAVANKLGLIHPGKGTNTVRAVFVVDDQAKIRIILYYPQELGRNMDEILRVVEAMQTADKNNVAMPANWPNNELVQDHVIVPPPKDVKTAKARLEQSKSGEFACYDWWLCHKKLE from the coding sequence ATGGAAAATGAAAAAGGAAAGGGTAGTATGCCCCTTTTAGGAGATGACTTCCCAGAAATGACGGTAGAAACAACCCATGGTGTGATGGAACTTCCAAAAGCTTTTTCTGGAAAGTGGTTTGTTCTTTTCAGCCATCCAGCTGATTTCACCCCGGTTTGTACCACAGAATTCTATGCATTCCAAACACGATACGACCAGTTCCGGGAGCTGGACTGTGAACTTATTGGTATGAGTGTGGATCAGGTCTTTGCCCATATCAAATGGGAGGAATGGATAAACGAAAACCTGGATATTGAAATCCAATTCCCTATAATTGCCGATACCGGAGCAGTTGCCAATAAATTAGGCCTTATCCACCCAGGTAAAGGAACTAACACAGTAAGAGCTGTTTTTGTGGTGGATGACCAAGCCAAAATACGGATAATCCTTTACTATCCTCAAGAATTAGGAAGAAACATGGATGAAATTCTAAGAGTTGTAGAAGCCATGCAAACTGCTGATAAAAACAATGTGGCCATGCCTGCTAACTGGCCCAACAACGAACTGGTGCAGGATCATGTAATTGTCCCCCCACCTAAAGATGTTAAAACCGCTAAAGCACGGCTTGAACAATCAAAATCAGGTGAATTTGCGTGTTATGACTGGTGGCTTTGCCATAAAAAATTGGAATGA
- a CDS encoding TetR/AcrR family transcriptional regulator has translation MREKEQKILDTSLKLFVERGFHGTSTAEIAKTAGVATGTLFHYFKTKEELIDRLYIYTKENILNEVQDDYDDTKPFKENVKSLWLKFVCLGIENPYKFNFIMTFHCSPYITSFTKGRIEEKFVELLEVYKKGFKENKIKEIYDELLMDCFWGNILNTIMHFEKYPEKMNQKNINLTFELFWDGLSK, from the coding sequence TTGAGGGAAAAAGAACAAAAAATACTGGATACCTCCCTTAAACTGTTTGTTGAAAGGGGATTTCATGGAACATCCACTGCAGAAATTGCTAAAACTGCTGGAGTAGCCACCGGTACGCTTTTCCACTATTTCAAGACTAAAGAGGAACTTATCGATCGTCTCTACATTTACACCAAAGAAAACATCTTAAACGAAGTTCAAGATGATTATGATGATACAAAACCATTTAAAGAAAATGTTAAATCGTTGTGGCTGAAATTTGTGTGTTTAGGCATTGAAAATCCCTATAAATTCAATTTCATAATGACATTCCACTGTTCCCCCTATATAACATCTTTCACCAAGGGACGAATTGAAGAGAAATTTGTGGAACTTCTTGAAGTCTATAAAAAAGGATTTAAAGAGAACAAAATTAAGGAAATTTACGATGAACTATTAATGGATTGTTTCTGGGGAAATATACTCAATACTATCATGCATTTTGAGAAATATCCTGAAAAAATGAATCAAAAAAACATAAACCTTACTTTTGAACTTTTCTGGGACGGACTATCCAAATAA
- a CDS encoding aldo/keto reductase has translation MQYRKNEKNGDKISALGYGAMRLPTKNGMINKEKAKNQIYYAIDHGVNIIDTAFPYHGGASESFLGEILKNGYREKVKLMTKMPSWSVKKYEDMERFLEIQLEKLQTDCIDYYLIHNMSTVSFGKLKKLGVLKFLEDARAKGKINNIGFSSHANLEAFKEIVDAYQWDVCLIQYNYMDEKNQAGTKGLKYAHLKGISVFIMEPLKGGLLAGKVPDKALQIWGESDTGSSPANWALRWVLNHPEVTCVFSGMNDEDQIKENLKVADEVLPNSLTEDELKLYERVKEVYEDLMKVDCTGCGYCMPCPRGVDIPLCFNLYNQKYMFEKSQFFDYLAILGGVFSGQEAYAGLCTNCGRCVKACPQNLEIPELLGDVSHELEGRGFKYKIKIFGSVVMPVLNAFISLSNRFSRKNRG, from the coding sequence ATGCAGTACAGGAAAAATGAAAAAAACGGTGATAAGATCTCAGCCCTGGGATATGGCGCCATGAGACTACCCACCAAAAACGGCATGATCAATAAAGAAAAGGCTAAAAATCAGATTTATTATGCAATAGATCATGGTGTGAACATAATTGACACTGCATTCCCCTACCACGGCGGAGCCAGTGAATCATTCTTAGGTGAGATCCTCAAGAACGGATACCGGGAAAAAGTAAAACTAATGACCAAAATGCCTTCCTGGTCTGTTAAAAAATATGAAGACATGGAACGATTCCTAGAAATACAGCTTGAAAAACTACAAACAGACTGTATTGATTACTACCTTATCCACAACATGAGCACGGTAAGTTTTGGAAAACTTAAAAAACTGGGAGTTCTTAAATTTTTAGAAGATGCCCGGGCAAAGGGGAAAATAAACAACATTGGCTTTTCATCTCATGCCAATTTAGAAGCTTTTAAAGAAATTGTAGATGCATACCAGTGGGATGTTTGTTTAATTCAATACAATTATATGGATGAAAAAAATCAGGCAGGCACAAAAGGATTAAAATACGCCCACTTAAAAGGAATAAGTGTATTTATTATGGAACCTTTAAAAGGAGGACTTCTGGCGGGTAAAGTTCCGGATAAAGCACTTCAAATATGGGGAGAGTCTGACACTGGAAGTAGTCCTGCTAACTGGGCACTTCGATGGGTGTTAAACCATCCGGAGGTTACCTGTGTTTTTTCTGGAATGAATGATGAGGACCAGATTAAAGAAAATTTGAAGGTTGCAGATGAAGTTTTACCCAATTCATTGACTGAAGATGAGTTAAAACTTTATGAACGGGTTAAAGAAGTCTATGAAGATCTTATGAAGGTGGATTGTACTGGGTGTGGTTACTGCATGCCCTGTCCCCGTGGAGTGGACATACCCCTCTGCTTTAACCTCTACAACCAAAAGTACATGTTCGAAAAAAGTCAGTTTTTTGATTACCTTGCCATATTGGGAGGAGTTTTTTCCGGTCAGGAAGCCTATGCCGGACTTTGCACTAATTGTGGGAGGTGTGTAAAGGCCTGTCCTCAGAACCTGGAAATACCTGAACTTTTAGGTGATGTTTCCCATGAACTGGAGGGAAGAGGCTTTAAATACAAGATAAAAATTTTTGGATCGGTAGTTATGCCTGTTTTAAATGCATTTATCTCATTAAGCAATCGATTTTCCAGGAAAAACCGTGGATAA
- a CDS encoding CPBP family intramembrane glutamic endopeptidase: MKNFASESDNTSKLKRSKLKKELIFFLVILTTLTFIHFLWFYFNYGTWNNVPTYTTLVHMLIPASAAIICMAIFRDQALTRETKFFMGIFVLYVIVFLIESFYKPIIPQPLINLPVIKEIPLLSALIAVFGFISIIIMNLKKKWREGLELSKLWFGMNKKFFIGFTALFAIIVITLFYLNYIFGFGEPLMGYDPGNFFVLYLTLLGLSFFIIWPQYFGEEFGWRYYLQDRLFPLFGPYVGVVILGVIWGIWHAGNIVMGMNWPGQPLLGNLNMIFIAIILAVIYGYAVLVTRSVWIAVALHLITDTTEVAAIVYLSQSGSIFAFGSGLYSFVILGIFAILLILLDQKVWKSVKVLKT; this comes from the coding sequence TTGAAAAATTTTGCCAGTGAAAGTGATAATACTTCAAAATTGAAACGATCGAAATTAAAAAAAGAACTAATTTTTTTCCTAGTTATATTGACCACATTGACGTTTATCCATTTTTTATGGTTTTATTTCAATTATGGCACATGGAATAACGTCCCCACATACACCACCTTGGTGCACATGCTGATACCTGCCTCAGCAGCCATTATATGCATGGCCATATTTCGAGATCAGGCCCTAACCCGTGAAACAAAATTTTTCATGGGAATATTCGTATTATACGTCATAGTTTTTTTGATTGAAAGTTTTTACAAGCCAATCATACCCCAACCTCTTATTAATTTACCAGTTATCAAAGAAATACCATTATTATCTGCTCTCATCGCAGTTTTCGGTTTTATAAGCATAATCATAATGAACCTTAAGAAAAAGTGGAGAGAAGGTCTTGAACTGTCTAAATTATGGTTTGGAATGAATAAAAAGTTTTTCATAGGTTTCACAGCACTCTTTGCCATTATCGTTATTACTCTTTTCTATTTAAACTATATTTTTGGTTTTGGAGAACCCCTGATGGGTTATGATCCAGGAAATTTCTTCGTATTATACCTTACATTATTGGGCCTGAGTTTCTTTATTATCTGGCCTCAATATTTTGGGGAAGAGTTCGGATGGAGGTACTACCTGCAGGACCGGTTATTCCCACTATTTGGGCCTTACGTTGGTGTCGTGATTTTAGGAGTGATATGGGGGATCTGGCATGCTGGTAACATCGTTATGGGGATGAACTGGCCAGGACAACCCCTCCTCGGTAACTTGAACATGATATTCATTGCCATAATCCTGGCAGTGATCTATGGTTACGCAGTTCTGGTTACACGGAGTGTCTGGATCGCAGTTGCCCTGCATTTAATCACAGACACCACGGAAGTAGCAGCCATAGTCTACCTTTCCCAGTCTGGATCAATATTCGCCTTCGGATCTGGCCTATATTCATTTGTAATCCTGGGAATATTTGCCATCTTACTCATACTCCTGGATCAGAAGGTCTGGAAGAGTGTAAAAGTGCTTAAAACATGA
- a CDS encoding flavodoxin family protein codes for MKVVGFTGSPRKNSNTEILVKEALKGAGAAGADTAIFNLNQMSIKPCQACMHCKSHEGECDIRDDMQIIYNEIQDADAFILGSPVYMWQMTAQAKLFTDRL; via the coding sequence ATGAAGGTAGTAGGATTTACAGGAAGCCCAAGAAAGAATAGTAACACCGAAATTCTGGTTAAAGAGGCGCTTAAAGGTGCAGGTGCTGCTGGAGCAGACACTGCAATCTTCAACCTTAACCAGATGTCCATAAAACCATGCCAGGCCTGCATGCACTGCAAGAGCCATGAAGGGGAATGTGACATCAGGGATGATATGCAGATCATCTATAACGAGATTCAAGATGCTGATGCATTTATACTGGGTAGTCCAGTTTACATGTGGCAGATGACAGCCCAGGCGAAACTCTTCACTGACCGACTGTAG
- a CDS encoding flavodoxin family protein gives MSIWVIIGIILGIVILICVVVWLMSYSGSSTSEILKPDGNITGKALVVYDPGLSGGTRTAATYMAENLKAKGYEVKLTSVKSDNLSDLSGYDFLIVGSPTYGAKPTEPITSYLNSLENSGNIMAGVYALSAGNTQDAEIVMAEILENKSIPVKVLIKYGNSPFAFSADQKQCSDFVSQLLD, from the coding sequence TTGAGCATATGGGTCATAATTGGAATTATTTTAGGTATTGTAATCCTGATTTGTGTGGTGGTGTGGTTAATGAGCTATTCTGGAAGTTCTACTTCTGAAATACTCAAACCCGATGGTAACATCACCGGGAAAGCATTGGTTGTCTATGATCCTGGTTTATCCGGTGGAACCAGAACTGCAGCCACTTACATGGCTGAAAATTTAAAAGCGAAGGGTTATGAAGTTAAATTAACCAGTGTAAAATCAGACAACCTCTCTGATCTATCAGGATATGACTTTTTAATTGTGGGAAGCCCAACCTACGGTGCTAAACCTACAGAACCCATAACATCATATCTAAACAGTTTAGAAAATTCAGGTAATATCATGGCCGGAGTTTACGCCCTATCTGCGGGTAATACGCAGGATGCTGAGATAGTTATGGCAGAAATACTTGAAAATAAGTCCATACCAGTTAAAGTTCTAATTAAATATGGAAATTCGCCATTTGCATTTTCTGCAGACCAAAAACAGTGTTCTGATTTTGTATCACAGCTTTTAGACTAA
- a CDS encoding carotenoid biosynthesis protein — protein sequence MIVNLLLIFTYKNKNLLAIDSFLVTALLFILAVLHGSERYGKKNILIFFLITWAVSFSFENLSIVTGFPFGFYNYSPSLGLLTVPIIIIFAYFAMGYLAWMLAHVLTGQYTRKLEGKQIFLVPFIAAFLMVMWDLTVDPISSTLQGLWVWTYPGAYFGVPTSNFFGWFLVVYIFFQIFALYLSKYDSIKEEIASKLFNKLYWSETAAVYGITALGTILSVFYQYNDITISMALITVFTMIFVAILALINIWNNPDFKNS from the coding sequence TTGATTGTTAATCTTCTTCTTATTTTCACTTATAAAAACAAAAATCTGCTGGCCATAGACAGTTTTTTAGTCACAGCTCTCTTATTTATCCTGGCAGTTCTCCATGGAAGTGAACGCTACGGTAAAAAGAATATATTAATCTTTTTCCTTATCACATGGGCAGTGAGTTTTTCTTTTGAAAACTTGAGTATAGTCACAGGCTTTCCTTTTGGTTTTTATAATTATTCACCCAGCTTAGGATTGTTAACAGTTCCAATTATAATTATATTCGCCTATTTTGCCATGGGATACTTGGCCTGGATGTTAGCCCATGTATTAACCGGCCAATACACCAGAAAACTTGAAGGAAAACAGATATTTTTAGTGCCTTTCATAGCTGCATTTCTCATGGTGATGTGGGATCTGACTGTGGATCCTATTTCTTCAACTCTACAGGGTCTCTGGGTATGGACTTATCCGGGGGCCTATTTCGGAGTCCCCACCTCCAACTTCTTCGGATGGTTCCTGGTGGTATACATATTCTTCCAGATATTCGCCTTGTATCTTTCAAAATATGACTCTATCAAAGAAGAAATAGCCAGTAAACTTTTTAACAAACTTTACTGGAGTGAAACAGCAGCTGTTTATGGGATTACAGCTCTGGGGACCATATTATCAGTTTTTTACCAGTACAATGACATCACCATTTCCATGGCCTTAATAACAGTGTTTACCATGATATTTGTGGCAATACTTGCCCTGATTAACATCTGGAATAATCCTGATTTTAAGAACAGTTAA
- a CDS encoding zinc-ribbon domain-containing protein, whose amino-acid sequence MVFCTRCGAENPEGSGYCYKCGEKLRDLSDDQIYTKKELIKEKSDATLLNIVLIIAVFIIVILIVQMIFAYSSMAPIFNNFFG is encoded by the coding sequence ATGGTTTTTTGTACAAGATGTGGGGCTGAAAATCCTGAAGGATCCGGGTACTGCTATAAATGTGGGGAAAAACTTCGTGACTTGTCGGATGATCAAATTTATACCAAAAAAGAACTAATAAAGGAAAAAAGTGATGCTACTCTGTTAAATATTGTTCTAATAATTGCAGTGTTCATTATTGTAATACTAATAGTACAAATGATCTTTGCATACTCTTCTATGGCACCGATATTCAACAATTTCTTTGGATAA
- a CDS encoding NAD(P)/FAD-dependent oxidoreductase, producing MYDVIVIGAGPAGCMAAKRISENGYSVLLAEKMELPREKSCSGILIEKSVQMVEEEFGKIPDTAFSHPQINQGIIITNEKGKPFKFKNEGYNIWRTSFDHWMSLKAESAGVKLRPLTAAVKCEEKEDHVLVEFMEMKDKKSKIYPEKARMVIACDGTTSKTRRNLRNVPANYITTYQTFSKGTIDLDSRFFHAFLDPALSEYDAWINVKDDFLIIGVGVKDTSLIKTYYSRFVSFLKSHFNAQIGACEKEEIGMMPEIQAGFQVDLGKGRVLLAGDAAGLLNPMGEGISSALASGYAAAEAIKNRENPDDILHNYQDNLKPTIKYMIRQWMFLGTISPKFNHYK from the coding sequence TTGTATGATGTTATAGTGATAGGGGCCGGACCAGCCGGTTGCATGGCTGCAAAAAGGATAAGTGAAAATGGTTACAGTGTTTTATTGGCGGAAAAGATGGAATTACCCCGGGAAAAGTCCTGTTCCGGTATCCTCATAGAAAAATCTGTGCAGATGGTGGAAGAAGAATTTGGAAAAATACCAGACACTGCTTTCTCACATCCCCAGATCAATCAAGGGATCATAATTACCAACGAAAAAGGAAAACCATTCAAATTCAAAAATGAAGGTTATAACATTTGGAGAACTTCATTCGACCACTGGATGAGCTTGAAAGCCGAAAGTGCTGGTGTAAAGCTCAGACCGTTGACTGCAGCCGTGAAGTGTGAAGAAAAAGAGGACCATGTACTAGTAGAGTTCATGGAGATGAAAGACAAGAAGAGTAAAATTTACCCGGAAAAGGCTAGGATGGTTATAGCCTGTGACGGGACCACCAGCAAGACCCGGAGAAATCTAAGGAATGTTCCTGCCAATTACATCACCACCTACCAGACCTTCTCTAAAGGCACCATTGACCTTGATAGTAGGTTTTTCCATGCTTTTCTGGATCCTGCTCTTTCTGAGTATGATGCCTGGATTAATGTGAAAGATGATTTTCTCATCATAGGAGTGGGAGTAAAAGACACCTCCCTTATTAAAACCTATTATTCCAGATTTGTTTCCTTCCTCAAATCACATTTCAATGCACAAATAGGGGCCTGTGAAAAGGAAGAGATTGGTATGATGCCTGAGATCCAGGCAGGTTTTCAGGTGGATCTGGGTAAGGGTCGGGTGCTCTTGGCTGGTGATGCTGCCGGGCTTCTGAACCCTATGGGTGAGGGAATATCCAGTGCCCTGGCAAGTGGTTATGCTGCGGCTGAGGCCATTAAAAACCGTGAAAATCCAGATGATATTTTACATAACTACCAAGATAACCTGAAACCAACGATAAAATACATGATAAGACAGTGGATGTTTTTAGGAACGATTTCACCTAAGTTTAACCATTATAAATGA
- a CDS encoding SRPBCC family protein, producing MVSVNEEAPVLARAKIEIDAEPDTVWAIMADIEAWPRWNPDVKDVSLQGELKPGTQFQWKAGPGTITSLLQNVEPPHLLAWTGKIMGINAIHVWKIDVVDFKTIVETEESWEGLVSSAMLDRLQEMLESSLNSGLKYLKAESERISSF from the coding sequence ATGGTCAGTGTCAATGAAGAAGCACCTGTGCTGGCTCGGGCTAAAATTGAAATTGACGCAGAACCAGATACTGTGTGGGCTATTATGGCTGATATTGAAGCCTGGCCCCGGTGGAATCCTGATGTGAAGGATGTCTCACTTCAAGGTGAGTTAAAACCCGGGACACAGTTTCAGTGGAAAGCTGGACCTGGGACAATAACTTCTCTCTTGCAGAATGTCGAGCCACCTCATCTTTTAGCCTGGACTGGTAAGATCATGGGCATCAATGCCATTCATGTCTGGAAAATTGATGTTGTGGATTTTAAAACTATAGTGGAGACTGAGGAATCATGGGAGGGCTTGGTGAGTAGTGCCATGCTCGATAGGCTGCAGGAAATGCTGGAGTCATCTCTCAACTCTGGTCTGAAATATCTTAAAGCTGAATCTGAACGGATATCTTCTTTCTAA
- a CDS encoding CPBP family intramembrane glutamic endopeptidase: MSISEMIKNNQLKSYFILTFLITWSFFFLPFIFSLTDSMFNLLLMAIGGSGPAFAAIIISGVIKPQKLETQNLKRWISFLIALVLVVFLIVSYLHIALNSISIPIFILILINAAIAAYIISGGLAGHKGIRELLSKLYIWKVDLKWYVIALLLYPAINFISLLIGSMVTGISFNEIWPQLSLDALFWFIISCGFIGLVRGPLREEIGWRGFALPRLQYLYSPLVGTLILALIWTFWHLPLHINGIYPGGIEGFYSRCTWNIGITFLFTWIYNHSRGSLLLTTIFHTSINTTGTLLIIPSNISGIWGLAFIAFINIAAILVIVGDKMWQKLPEKSEAVYNY; this comes from the coding sequence GTGTCAATTTCAGAGATGATAAAAAATAACCAGTTAAAATCTTATTTCATACTAACTTTCTTAATCACCTGGAGTTTCTTCTTTTTACCTTTCATCTTTTCCCTAACTGATTCTATGTTTAACCTGTTATTAATGGCTATTGGTGGTTCTGGCCCGGCATTTGCTGCTATAATAATTTCAGGTGTCATAAAGCCTCAAAAACTGGAAACTCAAAATCTTAAAAGATGGATATCTTTTTTAATAGCATTAGTCCTAGTTGTTTTTTTGATTGTTTCCTATCTCCATATAGCTTTGAATTCAATTTCAATTCCCATCTTTATTTTAATACTTATCAATGCAGCCATAGCTGCATATATAATAAGTGGAGGTTTAGCTGGTCACAAAGGAATAAGAGAACTTTTAAGTAAATTATACATTTGGAAAGTTGATTTAAAATGGTATGTAATTGCATTACTCCTTTATCCTGCCATAAACTTCATCTCCCTCCTAATTGGTTCTATGGTTACTGGAATCTCCTTTAATGAGATATGGCCTCAGTTATCTCTGGATGCTCTTTTTTGGTTCATTATCTCCTGCGGATTCATTGGTCTGGTTCGCGGACCTTTAAGGGAAGAAATCGGATGGAGGGGCTTTGCACTGCCCAGGTTACAATACTTGTACTCACCACTGGTGGGAACACTCATATTGGCTCTGATATGGACTTTCTGGCATTTACCACTCCACATAAATGGAATTTACCCTGGAGGGATAGAAGGATTTTACAGTAGATGCACCTGGAATATTGGCATAACCTTCCTTTTCACCTGGATCTACAATCATTCCAGAGGCAGTTTACTTTTAACTACGATTTTCCATACTTCTATCAACACCACAGGTACTTTACTTATTATTCCCTCAAATATAAGTGGAATATGGGGTTTGGCTTTCATTGCTTTTATCAATATCGCAGCCATCCTGGTTATTGTAGGGGATAAAATGTGGCAAAAACTACCAGAAAAATCCGAAGCAGTGTATAACTATTAG
- a CDS encoding CapA family protein: MVKKVYLGVILSLIIILSLFSYYTIQEHSESEDSKPQASNITIFLTGDVMFDFAVGPLIDSGVDVFGDFTPLFRTSDLVVINLENPLTTSNDNIKTTVPVKANPQYAKILKKDNIDVVCLANNHIMDYNESGLNDTLNTLKKYNITAVGAGENLQKASKPAYFVVDNRTIAILNFFDTTTFQEFAKAELPPATDNSSGFAPADWNVIKENLDQARKQADIVIVVFHYGNEYSTTPNQYQKNISRKCIDAGADIVVGSHPHVIQEVEIYKGGLIFYSLGNFVFDQSNPSPKESMIVQLQDLNGNLSAIIYPFRITNSCPRFMDTQSAETFLESLREESNADIKIENGKGVINMGVL, translated from the coding sequence ATGGTTAAAAAAGTTTATTTAGGGGTTATTTTATCTTTAATAATCATATTGTCCCTTTTTTCATATTACACCATCCAGGAGCATAGTGAATCTGAAGATTCAAAACCACAGGCTTCAAATATAACGATTTTTTTAACTGGAGATGTAATGTTTGATTTTGCAGTTGGACCCCTTATTGATAGTGGTGTGGATGTTTTTGGAGATTTCACACCACTTTTTAGGACATCAGATCTAGTGGTCATAAATCTTGAAAATCCACTAACCACATCGAATGACAACATAAAAACAACTGTCCCTGTCAAAGCCAACCCCCAATATGCCAAAATACTTAAAAAGGATAACATCGATGTTGTGTGTCTTGCCAATAATCATATAATGGATTACAATGAATCAGGGCTAAATGATACCTTAAATACCCTTAAAAAGTACAACATCACCGCGGTTGGTGCCGGTGAAAACCTCCAAAAAGCATCTAAACCTGCCTATTTTGTCGTTGACAACCGTACAATTGCCATATTAAACTTTTTCGATACAACCACTTTCCAGGAATTCGCAAAAGCAGAGTTACCCCCAGCCACAGATAACAGTTCTGGATTTGCACCTGCAGACTGGAATGTGATAAAAGAAAATTTAGATCAGGCCAGAAAACAGGCAGATATTGTCATTGTGGTTTTTCACTATGGGAATGAATATTCAACAACCCCAAACCAGTATCAGAAGAACATATCAAGAAAATGCATTGATGCGGGTGCTGATATAGTTGTGGGAAGCCATCCTCATGTAATTCAGGAAGTAGAAATTTACAAGGGGGGATTAATCTTCTACAGCTTAGGGAACTTTGTTTTTGACCAGAGCAACCCATCACCCAAAGAATCAATGATTGTTCAGCTTCAGGATTTAAATGGAAACTTAAGTGCGATCATTTATCCTTTCCGCATTACCAATTCCTGCCCACGTTTTATGGATACTCAAAGTGCTGAAACTTTCCTGGAGTCTTTAAGGGAAGAATCTAATGCAGACATTAAAATTGAAAATGGTAAGGGGGTTATAAATATGGGGGTATTATAA